The Streptomyces laurentii genome contains a region encoding:
- a CDS encoding integral membrane protein (identified by MetaGeneAnnotator; putative;~integral membrane protein [Streptomyces venezuelae ATCC10712]) produces the protein MSAPALAPRMLRAAVFTAVCVVLGALGHALAACAGIAAWSLIAGLLGVFGVTVLFTGRERSLPSVVGALTVGQLALHALFGLGQRPLGQGTGTGTGANDALVRLAATLVCGRGAVHLSPAEAARIVGDAGIGPFGSGAATGATGTGAMTGGATTGGVNPHLAHAMGAADPAAGLLPSLPMLLGHLLAALATGWLLRRGDLALGRLVRLSAEGAAGVAGCALVRSLRAALSFVRALLAGLPAAPATGPRGPARTSFDSSPPPVVVALADTVIRRGPPAAARCALALAA, from the coding sequence ATGTCTGCCCCCGCGCTCGCGCCACGCATGCTGAGGGCCGCGGTGTTCACCGCGGTCTGTGTCGTGCTGGGCGCGCTCGGCCACGCGCTGGCCGCCTGCGCGGGCATCGCGGCCTGGTCGCTGATCGCCGGACTGCTCGGCGTCTTCGGGGTCACCGTCCTCTTCACCGGCCGGGAACGCTCCCTGCCGAGCGTCGTCGGCGCCCTCACCGTGGGGCAGCTCGCCCTGCACGCCCTGTTCGGCCTCGGGCAGCGCCCGCTCGGCCAGGGCACCGGGACCGGAACGGGGGCGAACGACGCGCTCGTTCGGCTCGCCGCCACCCTGGTCTGCGGACGCGGCGCCGTCCACCTGAGCCCCGCCGAGGCCGCCCGGATCGTCGGCGACGCCGGCATCGGCCCGTTCGGTTCCGGGGCCGCGACCGGCGCGACAGGCACCGGGGCGATGACCGGCGGGGCGACGACCGGCGGGGTGAACCCGCACCTGGCCCACGCCATGGGCGCGGCCGACCCGGCCGCCGGACTGCTCCCGAGCCTGCCCATGCTGCTCGGCCACCTGCTCGCCGCGCTGGCCACCGGCTGGCTGCTGCGCCGCGGCGACCTGGCCCTCGGCCGGCTCGTGCGGCTGTCCGCGGAGGGCGCCGCCGGGGTCGCGGGCTGCGCGCTCGTCCGTTCGCTGCGCGCCGCGCTCTCCTTCGTACGGGCCCTGCTCGCCGGTCTGCCGGCCGCTCCGGCCACCGGTCCGCGCGGCCCCGCCCGTACCTCCTTCGACTCCTCGCCGCCGCCCGTGGTGGTGGCCCTCGCGGACACGGTGATCCGCCGCGGCCCACCGGCCGCCGCCCGCTGCGCGCTCGCGCTCGCAGCCTGA
- a CDS encoding prephenate dehydratase (C-terminal ACT domain of the bifunctional chorismate mutase-prephenate dehydratase (CM-PDT) enzyme and the prephenate dehydratase (PDT) enzyme; cd04905;~Prephenate dehydratase [Streptomyces venezuelae ATCC10712];~Prephenate dehydratase; pfam00800;~identified by MetaGeneAnnotator; putative;~prephenate dehydratase; Provisional;~putative L-Phe binding site [chemical binding]), which yields MSATRYTYLGPEGTFTEAALRTLPEAATRVLVPMVSVPAALDAVRNGEAAAALVPIENSVEGGVTATLDELASGEPLMIYREVLLPIAFALLVRPGTKLSEIKTVTGHPVAQPQVRNWLRAHLPDAVWESAASNADGARLVQEGRFDAAFAGEFAAATYGLEPLVTEIHDAENAETRFVLVGRPARPAAPTGADKTSVVLWLGDDHPGALLELLQEFAVRGVNLMLIQSRPTGAGIGNYCFAVDAEGHISDRRVGEALMGLKRMCPKVRFLGSYPRAGVEAGDLPPLRRGTSDTAFTAASDWLARAQDGRA from the coding sequence ATGTCAGCCACCCGGTATACGTATCTCGGTCCCGAAGGCACGTTCACGGAGGCCGCGTTGCGCACGCTGCCCGAGGCCGCGACGCGGGTGCTCGTCCCGATGGTCTCGGTGCCGGCCGCGCTGGACGCCGTACGCAACGGGGAGGCGGCCGCGGCGCTCGTCCCGATCGAGAACTCGGTCGAGGGCGGGGTGACCGCGACCCTGGACGAGCTGGCGTCCGGCGAGCCGCTGATGATCTACCGCGAGGTGCTGCTGCCGATCGCGTTCGCGCTGCTCGTACGGCCCGGGACGAAGCTCTCGGAGATCAAGACGGTCACCGGGCACCCGGTCGCCCAGCCGCAGGTGCGGAACTGGCTGCGGGCCCATCTGCCGGACGCGGTGTGGGAGTCGGCCGCCTCCAACGCGGACGGGGCCCGGCTGGTGCAGGAGGGCCGGTTCGACGCGGCCTTCGCGGGCGAGTTCGCGGCGGCGACGTACGGCCTCGAACCCCTGGTCACCGAGATCCACGACGCCGAGAACGCCGAGACGCGCTTCGTACTCGTGGGCCGGCCGGCCCGCCCGGCGGCGCCGACGGGCGCCGACAAGACCTCGGTGGTGCTGTGGCTCGGCGACGACCACCCGGGTGCCCTGCTCGAACTCCTCCAGGAATTCGCGGTCCGCGGGGTCAACCTGATGCTGATCCAGTCCCGTCCGACGGGCGCGGGCATCGGCAACTACTGCTTCGCCGTCGACGCCGAGGGCCACATTTCCGACCGCCGGGTCGGGGAGGCGCTGATGGGGCTGAAGCGCATGTGCCCGAAGGTGCGTTTCCTCGGCTCGTATCCGCGGGCGGGCGTCGAGGCCGGGGATCTGCCGCCGCTGCGGCGCGGGACCTCGGACACCGCGTTCACGGCGGCCTCGGACTGGCTGGCGCGCGCGCAGGACGGCCGGGCCTGA
- a CDS encoding copper resistance protein D (CopC domain; pfam04234;~Copper resistance protein D [Streptomyces venezuelae ATCC10712];~Putative copper export protein [Inorganic ion transport andmetabolism]; COG1276;~identified by MetaGeneAnnotator; putative) has product MLTTAPRLGPALARLLLVVAALLGTLLATAGPASAHAALTGSDPQDGAVIATAPKEVNLTFSEQVAMSDDSLRVLDPAGKRVDTGEIRDLCSNSTVRYGVALLPGLPDGTYTVAWQTVSADSHPISGAFTFSVGAPSKTAVSLPDTAVGGGLVGALYGIARYLAYAGFVVLVGGGAFVLACWPGGAAVRPVQKLVVRGWLTLTAATLALLLLRHPYTRTGRLADVFDLGGLRAVLETKTGAALSSRLLLLGAAALFVAVLFGAYARRREEADHRDLTFGLALGGTVVAAGVAGTWALAEHASTGLQPGIAMPVDILHLLAVAVWLGGLATLLVALHRAPAALGRAAVERYSTLAFGAVVVLAATGIYQSWRQVGTWSALTGTRYGQLLLVKAGLVAVLLGIGWISRRWVRRLGEPAPAGDGTGAAAGSDAEATGEEPTDVVEADEAAEAAEVDAERAEQLARQRAAVATARRKKERDADPERSGLRRSVLTEASVAVVLLAVTTVLTSTEPARTEEEAGPARTAAGAPAVPNRPVDVRLPFDTGGANGKGTVQLTLDPGRTGANALHIYVVRPDGSALDVPEVKVAFTLTAKGIGPLPVVPDRIQTGHWSASGVQLPMPGEWLMRVTVRTSDIDQTTIEKNVKIG; this is encoded by the coding sequence ATGCTGACCACCGCCCCGCGCCTCGGGCCGGCTCTCGCCCGGCTGCTGCTCGTCGTCGCCGCGCTCCTGGGCACGCTGCTCGCCACGGCGGGCCCCGCGTCCGCGCACGCGGCGCTGACCGGCAGCGACCCGCAGGACGGGGCGGTGATCGCCACCGCCCCCAAGGAGGTCAACCTCACCTTCTCCGAGCAGGTCGCCATGAGCGACGACTCCCTCCGGGTACTCGACCCGGCGGGCAAGCGTGTCGACACCGGCGAGATCCGCGACCTGTGCAGCAACTCGACCGTCCGCTACGGGGTCGCCCTGCTGCCCGGCCTGCCCGACGGCACCTACACCGTGGCCTGGCAGACCGTCTCGGCCGACAGCCATCCGATCTCCGGCGCCTTCACCTTCTCCGTCGGCGCCCCCTCGAAGACCGCCGTCTCCCTCCCCGACACGGCGGTGGGCGGCGGACTCGTCGGCGCGCTGTACGGGATCGCGCGCTACCTCGCGTACGCCGGCTTCGTCGTCCTCGTCGGCGGCGGCGCCTTCGTCCTGGCCTGCTGGCCGGGCGGCGCGGCCGTACGGCCCGTACAGAAGCTGGTGGTCCGCGGCTGGCTCACGCTGACCGCCGCCACCCTGGCCCTGCTGCTCCTACGGCACCCGTACACCCGTACCGGCAGGCTCGCCGACGTCTTCGACCTGGGCGGGCTGCGGGCCGTCCTGGAGACCAAGACCGGGGCCGCGCTCTCCTCGCGGCTGCTGCTGCTCGGCGCGGCGGCGCTGTTCGTGGCCGTGCTGTTCGGCGCGTATGCCCGGCGGCGCGAGGAGGCGGACCACCGCGACCTCACCTTCGGGCTCGCCCTCGGCGGGACCGTGGTCGCCGCCGGTGTCGCCGGGACCTGGGCCCTCGCCGAGCACGCCTCGACCGGGCTCCAGCCGGGCATCGCCATGCCCGTCGACATCCTGCACCTGCTGGCCGTCGCGGTCTGGCTGGGCGGCCTGGCCACGCTGCTCGTGGCACTCCACCGCGCTCCGGCCGCCCTCGGCCGGGCGGCGGTCGAGCGCTACTCGACGCTCGCGTTCGGCGCGGTCGTCGTCCTCGCCGCCACCGGGATCTACCAGTCCTGGCGGCAGGTGGGCACCTGGTCGGCGCTGACCGGCACCCGGTACGGGCAGCTGCTCCTGGTCAAGGCCGGTCTGGTCGCCGTCCTCCTGGGCATCGGCTGGATATCGCGGCGCTGGGTCCGGCGCCTCGGGGAACCGGCCCCGGCCGGAGACGGGACCGGGGCCGCGGCGGGAAGCGATGCCGAGGCCACCGGCGAGGAGCCGACGGATGTCGTCGAAGCGGACGAGGCCGCCGAGGCCGCCGAGGTGGACGCCGAGCGGGCCGAGCAGCTCGCCCGGCAGCGGGCCGCCGTCGCCACCGCCCGCCGGAAGAAGGAGCGGGACGCCGACCCCGAACGGTCCGGACTGCGCCGCTCGGTGCTCACCGAGGCCTCCGTCGCCGTCGTCCTGCTCGCCGTGACGACCGTCCTGACCTCCACCGAACCCGCCCGTACCGAGGAGGAGGCGGGCCCGGCCCGGACCGCGGCCGGCGCCCCCGCCGTCCCGAACCGTCCCGTCGACGTCCGGCTGCCCTTCGACACGGGCGGCGCGAACGGCAAGGGCACCGTGCAGCTCACCCTCGACCCCGGCCGTACGGGGGCCAACGCGCTGCACATCTATGTCGTACGGCCCGACGGGAGTGCCCTGGACGTCCCGGAGGTGAAGGTCGCCTTCACTCTGACGGCCAAGGGCATCGGCCCGCTCCCGGTCGTGCCCGACCGCATCCAGACCGGCCACTGGAGCGCGTCCGGCGTCCAGTTGCCGATGCCGGGCGAGTGGCTGATGCGGGTGACGGTCCGTACCTCCGATATCGACCAGACCACCATCGAGAAGAACGTGAAGATCGGCTGA
- a CDS encoding anti-sigma regulatory factor (ATP binding site [chemical binding];~Anti-sigma regulatory factor (Ser/Thr protein kinas e) [Streptomyces albus J1074];~G-X-G motif;~Histidine kinase-like ATPase domain; pfam13581;~Histidine kinase-like ATPases; This family includes several ATP-binding proteins for example: histidine kinase, DNA gyrase B, topoisomerases, heat shock protein HSP90, phytochrome-like ATPases and DNA mismatch repair proteins; cd00075;~Mg2+ binding site [ion binding];~identified by MetaGeneAnnotator; putative) has translation MSIWWSFHLRRDAASVPLARRLLLGAMETAGVDPDVSYELSVALTEACANAVEHGGRPLNGTVGAPRAGEEYRVTAYLDGETCRIEVADSGPGFPGAPGRSRGWLPAPAAPDAESGRGLRLIEELADHVHFGRTGRGGALVSFDKIVKWRADAPLALA, from the coding sequence ATGAGCATCTGGTGGTCCTTCCATCTGCGGCGCGATGCCGCGAGCGTGCCGCTCGCCCGGCGGCTGCTGCTCGGGGCGATGGAGACGGCGGGCGTCGACCCGGACGTCTCGTACGAGCTGTCGGTCGCCCTGACGGAGGCGTGCGCGAACGCCGTCGAGCACGGCGGCCGTCCCCTGAACGGGACCGTGGGCGCGCCGCGCGCCGGCGAGGAGTACCGGGTCACCGCCTATCTCGACGGGGAGACCTGCCGGATCGAGGTGGCGGACTCCGGGCCGGGCTTCCCGGGGGCCCCGGGCCGCTCGCGCGGGTGGCTGCCGGCGCCCGCGGCCCCGGACGCGGAGAGCGGACGGGGGCTGCGGCTGATCGAGGAGCTGGCCGACCACGTCCACTTCGGGCGGACGGGCCGGGGCGGCGCGCTGGTCAGCTTCGACAAGATCGTCAAATGGCGGGCGGACGCTCCGCTCGCGCTCGCCTGA
- a CDS encoding copper metallochaperone, bacterial analog of cox17 protein (Copper metallochaperone, bacterial analog of Cox17 protein [Streptomyces venezuelae ATCC10712];~Protein of unknown function (DUF461); pfam04314;~identified by MetaGeneAnnotator; putative), translating into MNRRTTSLSAFSAIAVAAALTLTGCSSDSGSDAPAKADAGKPQLKVSGAFMPQPVMDMAGGFLTITNTGDTADKLTSVTSVISDDVSLHETKNQKMQPVKSFDVPANGELKLERGGNHIMFMQLKQKPKQGEKVAIELHFEKSDAIKVDLPVEAPNHNPKQH; encoded by the coding sequence GTGAACCGCCGCACCACCAGCCTGTCCGCCTTCTCCGCCATAGCCGTCGCCGCCGCGCTCACCCTGACCGGCTGCTCCTCGGACTCCGGCTCGGACGCTCCGGCGAAGGCCGACGCCGGCAAGCCGCAGCTGAAGGTCAGCGGCGCGTTCATGCCCCAGCCCGTGATGGACATGGCCGGCGGCTTCCTCACCATCACCAACACCGGGGACACCGCCGACAAGCTCACGTCGGTCACCAGTGTCATCTCGGACGACGTCTCGCTCCACGAGACCAAGAACCAGAAGATGCAGCCGGTGAAGTCCTTCGACGTCCCCGCCAACGGCGAGCTGAAGCTCGAACGCGGGGGCAACCACATCATGTTCATGCAGCTGAAGCAGAAGCCCAAGCAGGGCGAGAAGGTCGCCATCGAGCTGCACTTCGAGAAGTCCGACGCCATCAAGGTCGACCTCCCGGTCGAGGCGCCCAACCACAACCCGAAGCAGCACTGA
- a CDS encoding dyp-type peroxidase family protein (Dyp-type peroxidase family protein [Streptomyces venezuelae ATCC10712];~Dyp-type peroxidase family; cl01067;~identified by MetaGeneAnnotator; putative), whose amino-acid sequence MSTPVNTSDDTPGNDGTTVEMSRRRVLGTLGAAGAGGLVVGAVSGAGIASAVSGESAPSAPALTTVGSTEVMFHGKHQAGITTPLQSRGHLIAFDLVPGAGRKEAAALLRRWSTTAGTLMEGKPANGADTDISLDAGPSSLTLTFGFGRTFFDRTGLTARRPAQLDPLPAFSSDVLDPKRSEGDLWVQIGADDALVAFHALRAVQKDAAGAARVRWQMNGFNRSAGATAKPMTARNLMGQVDGTNNPVPAQSSFDQRIFVPDGASGAQAWMAGGSYAVVRRIRMLLDDWEGLSRPEQEQVIGRRKSDGAPLSGGSETTPLDLNKLGADGKTVIPNNAHSRISAPAQNGGAAMLRRPFSYHDGIGADGTPDAGLLFIAWQADPLRGFVPVQRKLDRGDALSAFIRHETSGLFAAPGGPATGEYVGQRLLEA is encoded by the coding sequence GTGAGCACGCCTGTGAACACGTCCGACGACACCCCTGGGAACGACGGCACCACCGTGGAGATGTCCCGGCGCCGGGTGCTCGGCACCCTCGGCGCGGCCGGGGCCGGCGGCCTGGTGGTCGGCGCGGTCAGCGGCGCCGGCATCGCCTCGGCCGTCTCGGGGGAGAGCGCCCCCAGTGCGCCCGCCCTCACGACGGTCGGGTCGACCGAGGTGATGTTTCACGGGAAACATCAAGCGGGGATCACCACGCCGCTGCAGTCCCGCGGCCATCTGATCGCCTTCGACCTCGTGCCGGGCGCGGGGCGCAAGGAGGCCGCCGCGCTGCTGCGCCGCTGGTCGACGACGGCCGGGACGCTGATGGAGGGCAAGCCGGCGAACGGCGCCGACACGGACATCTCGCTGGACGCCGGCCCTTCCTCCCTGACGCTGACGTTCGGCTTCGGCCGTACCTTCTTCGACCGCACCGGGCTCACCGCCCGCCGTCCCGCGCAGCTCGACCCGCTGCCCGCCTTCTCCTCCGACGTCCTCGACCCCAAGCGGTCGGAGGGCGATCTGTGGGTGCAGATCGGCGCGGACGACGCGCTCGTCGCCTTCCACGCGCTGCGCGCCGTCCAGAAGGACGCGGCCGGGGCGGCCCGGGTGCGCTGGCAGATGAACGGTTTCAACCGCTCGGCCGGCGCCACCGCCAAGCCGATGACCGCCCGGAACCTGATGGGCCAGGTCGACGGCACCAACAACCCCGTCCCCGCCCAGTCCAGCTTCGACCAGCGGATCTTCGTCCCCGACGGCGCGTCCGGCGCCCAGGCGTGGATGGCGGGCGGCTCCTACGCGGTCGTCCGGCGGATCCGGATGCTGCTCGACGACTGGGAGGGGCTGAGCCGGCCGGAGCAGGAGCAGGTGATCGGCCGGCGGAAGTCGGACGGCGCGCCGCTCTCCGGCGGCTCGGAGACGACCCCGCTCGATCTGAACAAGCTCGGCGCGGACGGCAAGACCGTCATCCCGAACAACGCGCACTCCCGGATTTCCGCCCCCGCACAAAATGGCGGGGCGGCGATGCTGCGCCGTCCGTTCTCGTACCACGACGGGATCGGGGCGGACGGGACGCCGGACGCCGGACTGCTGTTCATCGCCTGGCAGGCGGACCCGCTGCGCGGCTTCGTGCCGGTGCAGCGCAAGCTCGACCGGGGCGACGCGCTGTCCGCGTTCATCCGGCACGAGACGAGCGGTCTGTTCGCGGCGCCGGGCGGACCGGCGACGGGCGAGTACGTGGGACAGCGGCTCCTGGAGGCGTAG
- a CDS encoding nuclear export factor GLE1 (Nuclear export factor GLE1 [Streptomyces fulvissimus DSM40593];~Reeler-like domain of YcnI and similar proteins; cd08545;~UniProt-pubmed:11572948; UniProt-pubmed:20624727; UniProt-pubmed:21463507; UniProt-pubmed:18375553; UniProt-pubmed:20581206; UniProt-pubmed:12000953; UniProt-pubmed:20064060;~identified by MetaGeneAnnotator; putative), giving the protein MSTALSRAVLNRTVLSRIAIAGGVAASSVLLLSGTASAHVGVQPQGEAAQGGYATVNVKVPNERDDASTVKVEINFPADHPLASVMPQPVPGWKIDVTRSKLAKPLELHGKKITDAVTKVTWTADGSKIGPGQFQQFPLSLGQLPEDTDRLVLKALQTYDNKQVVRWIEEPADGAAEPENPAPVLKLSAPADGGHGAAAAGAKPGATAADKAGEKDDAGRQETAASETSSTDATARVLGVVGILVGIAGVAFGLLAGRRRSA; this is encoded by the coding sequence ATGAGCACAGCTCTGTCCCGGGCCGTCCTGAACCGGACCGTTCTGTCCCGTATCGCCATCGCCGGCGGTGTCGCCGCCTCCTCCGTCCTGCTGCTGTCCGGCACCGCCTCCGCGCACGTCGGCGTGCAGCCGCAGGGCGAGGCCGCCCAGGGCGGGTACGCGACCGTCAACGTGAAGGTCCCGAACGAGCGCGACGACGCCTCCACCGTCAAGGTCGAGATCAACTTCCCGGCCGACCACCCGCTGGCCTCCGTGATGCCGCAGCCGGTCCCCGGCTGGAAGATCGACGTCACCCGGTCCAAGCTCGCCAAGCCGCTGGAGCTGCACGGCAAGAAGATCACCGACGCCGTCACCAAGGTCACCTGGACCGCGGACGGTTCGAAGATCGGCCCCGGCCAGTTCCAGCAGTTCCCGCTCTCCCTCGGCCAGCTCCCCGAGGACACCGACCGGCTCGTCCTCAAGGCCCTCCAGACGTACGACAACAAGCAGGTCGTGCGCTGGATCGAGGAGCCCGCGGACGGCGCGGCGGAGCCCGAGAACCCGGCTCCGGTCCTGAAGCTGTCGGCCCCGGCCGACGGCGGGCACGGCGCCGCGGCCGCCGGCGCGAAGCCCGGGGCCACCGCCGCGGACAAGGCCGGCGAGAAGGACGACGCCGGCCGCCAGGAGACCGCCGCCTCCGAGACGTCGAGCACCGACGCCACGGCCCGCGTGCTCGGTGTCGTCGGCATCCTCGTCGGGATCGCCGGAGTCGCCTTCGGCCTCCTGGCCGGGCGCCGCCGCTCGGCCTGA
- a CDS encoding hypothetical protein (Cu(I) binding site [ion binding];~SCO (an acronym for Synthesis of Cytochrome c Oxidase) family; composed of proteins similarto Sco1, a membrane-anchored protein possessing a soluble domain with a TRX fold. Members ofthis family are required for the proper assembly of cytochrome c...; cd02968;~identified by MetaGeneAnnotator; putative;~overlaps another CDS with the same product name;~secreted protein [Streptomyces pristinaespiralis ATCC25486]), whose translation MSDKTPPAVKAAGSAGNAGSAGGSGGGEGRRPGRRAPLIIAVVAIAAAIGITAVVGSDGGDDKKTDATASGVTQITGGSDPDKAGTALDRPFAKPDLVLTDTQGKSFDLRERTKGKATLVYFGYTHCPDVCPMTMSNIAIARKQLPKADQDKLQVVFVTTDPERDTAAELGKWLPAAGDPSFIGLTGDFPAIQAGARSIGIGIDPATKDKNGNVVSMHGAQVIAFSPTTDQGYVLYGENTSSDDYAKDLPKLIKGETP comes from the coding sequence ATGTCCGACAAGACACCACCGGCCGTCAAGGCGGCCGGAAGCGCAGGAAACGCGGGAAGCGCCGGGGGCTCCGGCGGCGGCGAGGGCCGCCGCCCGGGCCGTCGCGCCCCGCTGATCATCGCCGTGGTGGCGATCGCCGCCGCCATCGGCATCACGGCGGTCGTCGGCTCCGACGGCGGTGACGACAAGAAAACCGACGCCACGGCCAGCGGCGTCACCCAGATCACCGGCGGCAGCGACCCCGACAAGGCGGGCACCGCCCTCGACCGGCCGTTCGCCAAGCCCGACCTGGTCCTCACGGACACCCAGGGCAAGAGCTTCGACCTGCGCGAGCGGACCAAGGGCAAGGCGACGCTCGTCTACTTCGGCTACACCCACTGCCCCGACGTCTGCCCGATGACGATGAGCAACATCGCCATCGCGCGCAAGCAGCTCCCCAAGGCCGACCAGGACAAGCTCCAGGTCGTCTTCGTCACCACCGACCCCGAACGCGACACCGCCGCCGAACTCGGCAAGTGGCTGCCCGCCGCCGGGGACCCCTCGTTCATCGGGCTCACCGGTGACTTCCCGGCCATCCAGGCCGGCGCCCGGTCCATCGGCATCGGCATCGACCCGGCCACGAAGGACAAGAACGGCAACGTCGTCTCCATGCATGGAGCGCAGGTGATCGCTTTCTCGCCGACCACCGACCAGGGCTACGTCCTGTACGGCGAGAACACCAGCTCCGACGACTACGCCAAAGACCTGCCGAAGCTCATCAAGGGAGAGACCCCGTGA